AGTTTCTGTTTCAGCTCAGACAACAGTGCCTGGTTCTCTTGATTAAGAAGCTGTGCCTTCTTCCTTagtctttcattctctttcatTATGTAACAGTTCTGCAGGTACAGCTTTGAGTTCAGCCTCTCCATCACTGCCGATCAAATCTCCAAACTTTCCTGCACTGAACCTGAAACCAGAAAATGATTGTTATTGTTTGATCCAGAGACTATGATATGGAGCAAAGAATCCAAAAGGGGTAGTAGATTCacagatatattatatttgattgagaagaagaaaaaaatataaagtaaaagaaacGAGGAAGGAACAGAAGCACCTTAATAATAACAGaatggagaaaaaaagaagaagaaagaaagatagaagAATATGCAAGCTTGCTAGTGAATGTGTTGCTTTATGAATTGCTTTGGTAGATATAATTATGACACTTAAGAGAAGAAGGCAATATGAACAGGGAAAAGCATAGAGGGGGTGGAGGCCAGAAGAATTGAGTCTTTTGGACCACCTTGTCAAATAAATAGAGCATATGGGGTTGTCTGAAAAAACTAAAGAAGATGGATGATGCAGGGGGGGGGGGGAGAGGCACTGACTTGAaagcagaaaaaaaagaagatggCTTCTTTCGGCTATcccaagagggaagaaaaggATAAAGGTCCTACCTACGTAAAAGGGACAAGCTTCGTACACCAAGATCTTCTGTGTGTTGGTATGTCTATGCAAAAACACAGTTCTTGGTGTTCCAAGCACACATAAGAGGCATTCCAAAAGGTTTTTAATATACTCAGAAGTGCCAAAAGTTGCCAAAAgtaaaatggaaataaataaataacttatgGAAGGCTATGGCTAGAGAAAGACAAAGAAACCATCCAgagtgtttttctttcttttattcttttaaaaaaatataaaaataaaataaaataaagaaaacagaaTCTACAGAGAAAAAGGTTTGATAGGCCAAAAACATTCCCTCCACAAAACAAGGTGGAGTGAAACTAAGATACCTCAAACTATGTGAAAGGCTTCTTAAGTTAGAAGAAGCAAGCAAAGAGTACAGGTGATTTGGACTCAGACATCTAAACCAAAAAACACTAACTTTGCAACAGCCTAAAATACCATGTCTACATTTGTTTGTGAAAGTAATGAGGAAAACAAAACAGCACAAGAACAAGAAGATGGATAATGtgagtgagaaagagagagagagaaagagaaagagaaagaggtggGGTCCCCTTTGTCTTTCCCTCCTGAACTTTTCGAAAAAGATCACCTTTTGAAGGAGGGTGGTTTGGGTGGTGGAGGAAGCAGAGTCTGGATTGTGGAAGGAGTAGCAGTGTGAAAAGGGTGAGTTTAGGGATGAGGAAGTGAGGGACAAAGGGAACAAAGGGTGTTAATTTATAGAGGAAAAAACACAGAAGAGAGAGGAAGAGCAGANNNNNNNNNNNNNNNNNNNNNNNNNNNNNNNNNNNNNNNNNNNNNNNNNNGAGAGGGTGGGGGGACGTGCCCCTCTTCTCTCTGACACAACAATCATGCATGTGTAAGCATGGAAGGCGGCCGGTTAGTAGCCTAAAAGATTTTATGTTTCGCTTCTATGATGATGCTTATGGCGTCATGCCAATCATGATGCTCTACctttcattttgcttttctatttttttaagggtacgttctttcttctttcatcaCCCAAATGTTGGTTAGGATTCACATTTGCCACCAACTATACTTTCACATGATTggtacatatatatttaatctagATTACATACAAGTATCTTTAGATATCAGTCTTTAACTTTATGTCCAATTCAacagaaacaaaacaaagcaatttGGTAAGAAACTAATCTGGTTTAAgacagaagaaaagaagaaaaaatgtgtaTGGTTGTGTTGGAAGAAGGAGGGTAGAGTGGGAATAAAAGTGGTTATAAtgggagagaagaggagaggaACAATAATGGGGGCTTTCAGTTAGGGTTTGCAAAATGATGATGGGCTAGGCCGTCCCAAGATATGCAATGATGGTTTGGATTGGGTCCAAAACCACCATCAGCACCCTTCCTTACCCCCTCACCCCTATCATCAATtactcttttgttttatttatgctGTGGTTCTTCTATTTTTAGGCCTCCATAATTTACACTTTCGTTTGTGTAATTTTCATGTGTTGGGAAGTGTTGGCAGTAATCATTCTTCTTGCCGTAATGTTATTCCTTCTTTTGTTGAAAATGGCGATTTTTGTGAAGACCTGAgtatgagagagagagaaagaaagaaaaaaaggaagagactGCCACTTGTTTATGGAGTTGTATCCACTACACGGCACGGCACTACTTAGCTACTAGTAGCTACTTGTGTGTGTTTTTAATTCTTCACCATCATCGTTTCCcatattaattatgaatatcCCTAGTTTTACATTTGAGTGATGATACcaaattttgttcatttatgTAAGTGTAGCATAAGATATGATAAGAAATGATATGAGTGAGATGCCCAAAACCAGTTGTGttaactttctttctttgtttttatatgGTTGAGATAGTGCTTTAACTTTTCAACAAACTAAATGTGAAATCATTAAAAAGGTTCCACAAAAGggcaaaaaagaaaaggatggaGGGGTGTTAAGCATTGTCATTATACTAAAGCAGGGTTGTTTTAGTGGCACAACCTCTGTTTCAGAATCAACTGTTACTCTTAATCAGATTCCATTCACATTTATTATTACCCTGTGGTTGGTTTATCTTAGCTAATTAGAAGCATTGATGGTGTTTTGTTTTACgttattatatataatgataataatccTAATAATTATGAGGAAATGTGTATGGTAATGTGTTAAGTAAAGCACTGGTTTTGTTGCCAAAAGAAGGAGATGAGGTTgagataataataattgttaggGAAAAAATAAGGAGTTTGATGAGAGTTTGGGCCTCGGGGGTTATGAGTGGTAGAAACGTGAAGCATCATGGTTGACAGATGGTGGTATTTTGGATGCATCGTCTATTTTTCTTCTGTGAGTGAAGTTGTCAAACAGTTGATGGGTGTGGCCCCCTTCAACTTCCCCCTTTCAATCCCTCTTTCGGACTTTGCTTGCATCAATCTATGTTATCTAATTCTGGGCTGCATCTTTCTCAAATTACTCTTTCATCCTTAACACACTCCTctactttctttccttttttaattttcatctatgtgcaaatttatgtttttattaccatctttttatatcttttaaatttcaatgtGAATGTGTGTAGTGTCTTAAGAAGGTATCTATGGATATGTTCGTATgtcaaaatttggaaaatattcatttttttttataaattatttttaaatagacaaatttaattaatttaataattttatctaaaatattttttcttttgataaaattaatttatcaaacatgcatttttttttaaaaaactactaaatattaaatttaataaatattagaaacattaaaaaatactaaatattatatgttCTTAACAAAAAAATGATACTTTAAAGTGGTAGAAAAAGACtgatatagaaataaaattaaagaaacatagaaatattcaaattaataaaagtataaaaaatatgaatataaaaattatattaaccaTTCTACTCAACTTAcaacttatattatataaatttgagaTTCTAACACGATCTAATAATCTAATCACTTACGAAAAATCATTAAtaagttcatcatcaaaaacacattCACCATACTTTCTTCAAGGTATAAAAACTTGATAAACTCCTCTCTCAACAAAAATGTCTCATAATATAAGTAGATGAAGATTGTTActcaataaataatatcattaattagGAAATTATggtttgataatatatattctatataatttattatttttatataaatatctattatcattttaattattaaaattgtgatatattgtatttataattatatttattatgatataatacaaatatattgcATAATATTATGtgaatattatctttatttaatattacttaTTAACTCAAATGAAAAGTAGACTACACAACCATTGTAGACTATCTTAAACATGCTAATTTGACTTCAATTTACATTGCTTTTCTAAATCTAATTCATTATATCTCCtaaatttattatcatcatattatataatatataaagataaaaatatatacgttttatttttagcttttcTAGTATTTTggacataaattttttattattttattctgttatttACTTGTTCGTATGgttgaacatttttatttgtttaataatttatttcattttaaaaatattaatatgaagTATATTTGTCCATGAttactttttattgaaaaacttaattgactactttctaatataattttaaccAATAACATGTACTTAAGATATTGTATGAATGTTCATTGTTTTGAAAGTAGAAACTAATTTCTCATATAGTACACACAAGAGTCAACACCAAAtcattgattgaaattaacttGTAGagatttttcaattaattaaattacctGAATTTAAATCAGACCAAAACTCttgtaaaaatttaatcttCAAGGTTTCAGTTAGGTTTTTTACCCCTTCAAATATTTTACctacttttattttagtaaagtaaatagaattatattttaaaactaaaattatcttgtacataaattaaaaaattaaaaaattcataaattattttatatataaattaatatttaactataaacattcatttattttttttcttatatttcacccataaaaaaattaatgatgaaaTTTGTTGATGATTCCTgtcaatcttttatatattaatttaaactcTAACCTATTCTAGATAATaagtttgtttaattaatttttatatattaattttatattttaataaaattttaaattaaaataattatcttattaattttattttctaaatgatttttgaaatttaattattattaatatttaattattttataaatttaattattttttaactagataattgtttataataaaaatttattaaaaaataaataaaaatgacttataataaaattgtaatttattattataaaagaataacacTCATAGcatgtgttattattattattattattattattattattattattattattattattattataagggtgatttttacttttgaaaaaaaaaaaattacaattatgaTGAAGCAGTTATCTATTATtcctaaaacatttaaaattactaattttagttgctattttaattatcaacttttggtaaaatatgttttttatttttttatagttttgtcaatgtaaaatatttattactaattaaagtatatattatagtgaaatgaaaatattttaagtttgaaaaaaatgaagtattatatataaagttgatttttttagaaataaaaatggcACAGTTTTGTAAGTTTATAAAATCCAGAAGTGGATTTtagctttttaaatttttatgtatttgatgAACGGTGACTATCCAAATGACACTAAGTAGTTTGtccaatatatataaattttactcattttataaaatttaaaaatatgtttaaaccaagaaaaaaaaataaagaaacaaactaaactatttttataaatataactaggaaataaattaacaattattttagttttggttAATTGAAAATTACTACAAAgagttattttgaattttgtgaaattgtttaaattttgttatctaATTCTATATGACCATATAAacgtgaaaataaattaataggtgaaaatgatattttaatatttaatataatgattCAATTGTAAACATGGAGTATATTTTCTGAATGCTAAAAGTATGTCTctacttatataatatttatgacGAATTTGATACCTCCAACTAAAATTCTagatttctaaaagaaattgtatttatatattttacactaAACTACTGGAATTAAAAGAAgtaataattttagattttgtagacattgaaaaaacatttacatctaaaatcaaaatttgtttattctataatatttaaattaatattttgaaatttgtgattacaaaaaaatatttaattcaaaataaaacatactgatatttctaaaatatattaagttattattgtaatgataaaataaactttatattgaattatattaaattatatcacTCAGTTCatcatacattaaaaaaatattaaataagtatatatatgaaaatataaatataagttacttcatttatttatatattaaaggatAATGATGCACTTTGTTACAAGTTAAATGTATTCCCTATTAAAgctacacaaataaaaaaataataatttaacagtctttcttattttatttataataaattttaagaatagactttaatacataatttgtttaataacataatttgttTAATAGATCTATCAATATACTATTGACTTATAAACtggtttaattaatataaaagtattttataatattttttaaaacaatttagtaTAAGTGTTTTTGGCTTATAAATCATGAACATTCTAACCTCCATTGaaattataacttataatttacttaattttatttttacatttttttaattttttaattttaatttatctttatgtattattatttcaaCTAATTGTTGTACTATGTttactgtattttttttaatttgtgcaatctattttaaaagtaatttaatataaaaattaaaacaatattttattaaataattttctgtaaaaaatatagatgataaaaattataaaaaaaaaaaatcaatgaaacaaTACTTCCCTAAaagcaaatttaattaatactcattatcatttaaataatatatttaaattacttgttcaagtcattaaaatatatataacttttaaaaggTAAATAAAGTTACTAACAtgattagtttaaaatatttaaatcataactatataataatatttttatttaaaacacaaattatgtataataaaacttatataattatattagtttgtatttttatctaagaacctaaaaaatagagtattagaattGGTAGGTGTATTAAAAAATAGAccgagtattttattata
This genomic interval from Vigna radiata var. radiata cultivar VC1973A chromosome 8, Vradiata_ver6, whole genome shotgun sequence contains the following:
- the LOC106771592 gene encoding protein LITTLE ZIPPER 4 gives rise to the protein MERLNSKLYLQNCYIMKENERLRKKAQLLNQENQALLSELKQKLSKGNQKGNAPNTILDLSLSSSGSQNPSSSSN